In Terriglobales bacterium, the DNA window TCGAGCCTGCCAAAGATCATCTTGCCCGCGGTCGTCTGCAGCACCGAGGTCACCGAGACCTCCACCGTCTTGCCGATCATCTTGCGGGCGTTATCCACCACCACCATGGTGCCGTCGTCGAGATAGGCTACGCCCTGGTTGTACTCCTTGCCCTCCTTGAGGATGAAGACGCGCATGCCCTCGCCCGGCAGCACGATGGGCTTGAGCGCGTTGGCCAGCTCGTTGATGTTGAGCACCTCGACGCCCTGCAGTTGCGCCACCTTGTTGAGGTTGAAGTCGTTGGTGATGATCTTGGCTTCGTAGACCTTGGCCAGCTCGATGAGCTTCATGTCCACGTCGCGCACGGTGGGGAAGTCGTCCTCCACGATCTGGATGGAGAGGGAGGCGATCTTCTGGATGCGCTGCAGGATGTCGAGGCCGCGGCGGCCGCGGTTGCGCTTGAGCGAGTCGGCGGAGTCGGCCACCAGTTGCAGCTCGCGCAGCACGAACTGGGGGATGACGATGATGCCGTCGAGGAAGCCGGTCTCGGCGATGTCGGCGATGCGCCCGTCGATGATGACGCTGGTGTCGAGGATCTTGTAGGCCTTCTTGGCCTGCTTCTCGCCCCCGAAGATGCCGCCCAAAGCCGAGAGGTTGAGCAGGTCGCCCTTGTTGGCGCCCACCACCAGCCCTACGTAGGCCATCAGCAGCATCACCCCCAGCTCCAGGAAGCTGCGGGTGTGGCTCTCCTCGATGCTGTTGCGGATGACCAGGCTGAAGAGGTAGGCGCCGAAGATGCCCAAGACAGAGCCGATGGCGGCGCCGATCAGGCGCTTCAGGCTGACCTGGCGCAGGCGCAACTCGAAGACCACGATGAGCCCGCCGATGGCCAGCGCGGCGGCCCCGGCGGCGTTGCGGCTCAACCCGAAGGGCTGCAGCAGCCAGCCCGCCGCTGCTATCACCAGAAGAAATACGATGCGGATGAGAACCGATTCCATGACATCAGCCTCCGGTATGTCCCGGAAGGAGGCGGCCACGGCCGCTTCCTTGCCAGGTGGCGCCAGCTAAGCTCCCGGCCACGAGGTAAAAGCGAACGCCGGGAGCCCGGGTGCCGTTAGGGCGGAGCTTATGAAGACCTGTATGAAAAGCGCTCCGCAGGTCCGGGGTTCCTACCCCGGGGTTAAGACCTAGAAAGTAGGGTTGAAGTATACACCCGGGAGACAGGGGCGGGTGAGTTACACAGAGAGTAAACAAGGAGCGTGGATTTGATTTGCAAATAAGAGAACATCAGGGCATTTTGATGG includes these proteins:
- a CDS encoding PIN domain-containing protein, which codes for MESVLIRIVFLLVIAAAGWLLQPFGLSRNAAGAAALAIGGLIVVFELRLRQVSLKRLIGAAIGSVLGIFGAYLFSLVIRNSIEESHTRSFLELGVMLLMAYVGLVVGANKGDLLNLSALGGIFGGEKQAKKAYKILDTSVIIDGRIADIAETGFLDGIIVIPQFVLRELQLVADSADSLKRNRGRRGLDILQRIQKIASLSIQIVEDDFPTVRDVDMKLIELAKVYEAKIITNDFNLNKVAQLQGVEVLNINELANALKPIVLPGEGMRVFILKEGKEYNQGVAYLDDGTMVVVDNARKMIGKTVEVSVTSVLQTTAGKMIFGRL